In Pseudodesulfovibrio sp. S3, one DNA window encodes the following:
- a CDS encoding MoaD/ThiS family protein: protein MGIEIKCFATLAKFLPENSDDYPIESGETVRSLVKKLAIPEKEVTLMFINSLRSQLDSEIKDGDRVGLFPPVGGG from the coding sequence ATGGGAATAGAAATTAAATGTTTTGCGACCTTGGCCAAGTTCCTTCCTGAAAACAGTGACGATTATCCAATCGAGTCCGGCGAGACTGTCCGGTCGCTTGTGAAAAAGCTCGCCATACCGGAAAAGGAAGTCACCCTCATGTTTATAAATTCCCTGCGCTCCCAACTGGATAGCGAAATCAAGGACGGAGATCGGGTGGGACTGTTCCCTCCCGTGGGCGGGGGTTAG
- a CDS encoding LysR family transcriptional regulator, whose amino-acid sequence MKHEPETILRLRVWLEQEDKTYIGIGSTLLLQHVDNLGSLRKAAEALGMSYRRAWGKLKNAEERIGQPLVEKTKGKGQRFNLSPFGRELMEQFLHFYLDVEDYATKRASELLNVEVKKSGEFYRDDMQ is encoded by the coding sequence ATGAAGCATGAACCGGAAACCATTCTCAGGCTACGCGTTTGGCTCGAACAGGAAGACAAAACCTATATCGGTATAGGCAGCACACTGCTGCTTCAACACGTTGACAACCTCGGTTCTCTGCGCAAGGCAGCAGAAGCACTCGGTATGTCGTACCGCCGAGCATGGGGGAAACTTAAAAACGCTGAAGAACGTATCGGCCAGCCTCTGGTCGAAAAGACCAAGGGGAAAGGTCAAAGATTCAATCTGTCGCCATTTGGCAGGGAACTCATGGAGCAATTCCTGCATTTTTACCTTGATGTTGAAGACTATGCCACGAAACGCGCATCCGAGTTATTGAATGTCGAGGTCAAGAAATCAGGTGAGTTTTACCGCGACGACATGCAATAA
- a CDS encoding ThiF family adenylyltransferase has translation MKPSLHDDIRGHARQTSLPWGVQGNILALNKINELVRAHDMPGCEIEALALQLGIFPDRYLRNMQSITPAAQIRLLESRVAQVGIGGLGGTLLEHFLRLGVGRIRAADGDVFEASNLNRQALSRISNMGQPKVRAAELMAAEINPSTCLETVNEFLTPESLPLFLEGCDLAVDALGGLTMRRHLQQAASQAGIPLVTGALAGWTGYVGVVMPGQIGPADIMGTNNAAEEELGCPAPAVTFIASLMASETVNILSHTSTLAGKMLVVDLCSQTFETITL, from the coding sequence TTGAAACCGTCCCTTCATGACGACATTCGCGGTCATGCACGCCAAACATCGCTTCCCTGGGGCGTACAGGGGAATATCCTTGCCCTGAACAAAATCAATGAACTTGTTCGCGCACATGACATGCCGGGCTGTGAAATAGAAGCGCTCGCCCTGCAACTCGGCATTTTCCCGGACCGCTATCTGCGCAACATGCAATCCATCACTCCGGCAGCCCAGATCCGACTGCTCGAATCCCGCGTGGCCCAGGTTGGCATCGGCGGACTGGGCGGTACCCTGCTGGAACATTTTCTCCGACTCGGTGTGGGCCGCATACGCGCCGCCGACGGCGATGTCTTCGAAGCAAGCAATCTCAACCGTCAGGCCTTGTCTAGAATCTCCAATATGGGACAACCAAAGGTCCGTGCAGCCGAACTCATGGCTGCGGAGATCAACCCATCGACATGCCTTGAAACGGTCAATGAATTTCTGACGCCCGAATCCCTGCCATTGTTCCTTGAAGGTTGTGATCTAGCCGTGGACGCTCTTGGCGGTCTCACCATGCGCCGCCACCTGCAACAGGCCGCCTCACAGGCGGGTATTCCCCTGGTAACCGGCGCCCTGGCAGGCTGGACTGGCTATGTAGGCGTGGTCATGCCCGGCCAGATCGGCCCCGCCGACATCATGGGCACAAATAATGCCGCTGAAGAAGAACTCGGCTGCCCTGCCCCGGCAGTAACGTTTATAGCGTCCCTGATGGCATCCGAAACTGTCAACATCCTCTCCCACACCTCGACACTGGCCGGGAAGATGCTCGTAGTGGATTTATGCTCGCAAACCTTCGAAACCATTACACTGTAA